Within the Leptotrichia sp. oral taxon 498 genome, the region TATTTCCCTTGTTTCCCTGTCGGTTTCATACATCATTTTCAATTCTGCCACATTTTCTTTTGCTTCACTCAAATCCATACTAAACGGTATCATTTTCGCAATTTTATCAATTTTTGAAATTTTCACATTCAAAACTCTTCCCACATCTCTAATTACAAGTCTTGATTTTAATGTTCCAAAAGTTATGATATGAGCGACATGCTCACTTCCATACTTTTTATAGACATAATCTATAACTTGCTCCCTTTGCTCCTGATCAAAATCTATGTCAATATCAGGCATAGAAATTCTTTCAGGATTCAAAAATCTCTCAAAAATCAAATTATATTCAAGTGGATCAATATCTGTGATATTTAAAGCATACGAAACTATGCTTCCCGCAGCAGAACCACGTCCAGGTCCAACATAGATTCCATTTTCTCTAGAAAATTTTATAAAATCCCAAACTATGATAAAATAACCATTATAACCCATTTTATCAATAATTTTAAGCTCGTATTCCGCTCTTTTTATTATACTTTTCCCATCCAAACTTTTTTCATTTTTAAATTTGGCGCTTGAAAATTTTTTAATAACTTCTTTTATATCTTCTTCATTTTCCACTTCAAAAGTTACAGTTGAATATCTTTTTACAATTCCGTTATAGACAAGTTTTCGTAAAAATCCTTTTTCAGAAATATTTTTGGGCAATTCATATCTAGGAAATTTAAATTTATGAAATTCAAAATCAACTTCACAATTTTGAACAATTTTTTGAATATTTTTTATTGCCTTTTCAAAAATCTCAGTTTCGTTTTTAAAAGAGTTTTTCATTTCAATATAATTTTTAAAATAGAAGTCATTATTTTTAATTTCCTCACTATTTACAATCTTTTCTGAATCTGACTTTTCTCCATCTTTTATCAGTTCCACTATTTTTTGCAAAATTTTATCTTCTTCATTCAAATAATAAATGTCATTCGTTACAACAAAATTACTTATGTTTTCTCTTTTCACCGTTTCAATGAGCAGCTTTTTCACTTTCTCAAGTTTTTTTGATGCTGGAATTTCCAAAAAAAAATTTTCGCCAAAATCAAAAGAAAATTTTCTCATTATTTTTCGTGCAATTTCATTTTTTTGCTCCAAAATGCAATTTGTAATTTCTCCATTCAACCCGCTTGACAAAATATACAAATCTTGTGAATACTTTTTCAAATCTTCATATTTTACTTTATTTCTTTTCCGTGAAAACTTTTCAAACGAAATCGAAGATAACTTACACAAATTTTTATAACCATTTTTATTTTTGGCAAGTAAAGTTAAAGAATATTCTCCAAAATTTTCCATTCCGTCTAAAAAGATTTCAAGTCCAATAATTGGCTCAATCTTAGCATTTTTACATTTTTTAAAAAATTCTATTGCACCAAACATATTGACATCCGTTATTGCAAGGGAAGTCATCCCAAGTTCACTTGCTTTTTTCACATACTCGTCTATTTTTCCAACGCCTTCCAGCAAAGAATACTCGGTGTGCAACTTTAAATGTACAAATTTACTTTCCATCAATTTCCCCTACTTTATAAATTTTTTAGAATTTCATAAATTCCATCTTCGTCATTGGACAAAGTTATTCTGTCAGAAGAAAATTCCTTTTTTAAGTCTTCAGTCGCATTTCCCATAAGATACCCATATTTTACCGATTTTAACATCTCCAAGTCATTCCACTGATCTCCAAAAGCCATTGCCTCCTGCGGCAAAATATTATATTTTTCAAGCATAACTTTAACAGTTAACCCTTTATTCACTTCTTTATTTAGCGCTTCCAAATACTTTAATTTTGAAAACACAAATGTAACATCTGGCAACTTTTCTTCCAATTCTTTTTTCAATTTTTTTAAAACCTCATTTTCATTGATAAAAAGCGCTTTTGTCGAAGTTTTTTCAAAAAAATTGTCAAAATTTTCCACATAATACGGAATTCCAACACTTTCAGCATACGCTTTCCCTTCATCTGTCTCTTTTTCAATGTACAATTTATCATCTGTGTACAAATTCAAGTGAATATTTTTTTCTCTTGCAATTTTTATTATCTTTTCCACAGCATTCGCATCTAACGGTTTTTCATAAATCATTTTTTTTGTTGTAGGATCCACGATTCTTCCACCGTTATAAGTAATCACGGGATTTTTTATTTTAAGCATTTCGATAAAAGGACTTGCTGAAGTAAATGTACGACCTGTCGCAATAAAAATTTTAACTCCTTTTTTTTCTAATTCATTCAATTTATTTTTTAAATTTTCAGAAATTGTATGCTCACTTGTTAGTGTTGTCCCATCCAAATCCAAAAATATTGCCTTAATTTTGTCCATTTTTACTTTTCACTCCTTCACAAATTTTTATATTATCTCTTTCAAATTTTCAATAAAATAATCAATTTCTTCAATTGTCGTATCTTTTCCAATACTGATTCTAAACGAACTTTTCAATCTTTCATCATTTAATCCCATAGCTTCTAAAACGTACGAATTTTCAAGCGAACCAGACATACAGGCTGAACCTCCGCTCACACAAATTCCCCTCATATCAAGAGCTACTAAAAGCATTTGAATATCCGTATTTTCTATAAAGACATTTGTAATATTTTTCACTCTTCTTGAATTTTCTCCATTTATTTCCACTTTCTGAATTCTTCCAATTTCATTTTTCAATTTTTCCTCCAAATATTCTTGAATCTTTTTTTCGTGTTCAAAAATCACTTCCATTTTTTCATAAACTTCCTCAAGTGCAACGCCGGTTCCCAAAATTCCATTCACATTTTCAGTCCCCGCTCTTCTGTTTCTCTCTTGACTTCCTCCAAAAATTTCTTTTTCAATATTATATTTTTTGTCGATAAACACAAATCCAGTTCCTTTAGGCCCATAAAATTTATGCGATGACACAGTCAAAGCATCTATTCTCAACTCTTTTGGATAAATTTCAAATTTTCCAATTGCTTGAACAGCATCCGTGTGAAAAAAAATTTCTTTTTCTTTTAAGAACTCACCAATTTCCTTTATTGGCTGAATAACTCCAGTTTCATTATTTACAAACATAACCGACACAAGAGCGGTATCTTTTCTAACTGCTTTTTTTAACTTTTCAACATCAATTATTCCATCTTTTGTAACGTCTATGTAAGTTACGTCATACCCTTGCTTTTCAAGACTTTCAAAAGTTTTTAGCACAGTCGAATGTTCGATTTTGGTTGTTATAATGTGTTTTCCTTTATCCTTATTCTGTTTTAAAAATCCTTTTATGACAAGATTGTTCCCTTCCGCACCACCAGAAGTAAAAACTATTTCTTTTGCTTCAACTTTTAAATTTTTTGCCACAATATGTCTTGCATTTTCAACTACAGCTTTTGCCTTTTGCCCCAAAGTATGTGTTGAAGATGGATTCCCATAAATTTCTTCAAACGATTCTGTCATCTCTTCAATCACTCTTTTTGACATTTTTGTCGTAGCCGCATTATCTAAATAAACTAATTTCATTTTTTTCTCCTAATTTTTAAAAACTTTTATACCATTATTTTACCATATTTCACAATTAATCAAAAAATTTTTTTTATTAATTTTATTTTTTTATAAATAATTATCAAGCAAATCCACTGATTAATTTGTTTATTTTATATTTTGTTTTTAGTTTAATCTTTTTATTTTTTTTTAACAAAAAGATAGCAAGAAGTCGTAGGCTTTCTACAAGTGGGAGATGAATTGCTTTTTTTGTAAAAAAATTGAAAAAAGGATATGTCTATGATACAATTTTTGTATAAAATATCGAAGAGAAATCACTAATGATAAATTTCTAAAGAAATAATTAAAAATAATATTCAAAATCAAAAGGAGGTGTAATTTTATGAAATATAATTTAGCATTCAGATACAGAATTTATCCAAATAAGGAGCAGGAATTGTTGATAAACAAGACTTTTGGATGTGTTCGTTTTGTTTACAATACGATTTTGTATGCTGCAAATAAATTTTATGAAGAAACGGGAAAAAATAAAATAATTACGCCTGCCAGTTTGAAGAATGAAAATCAATTTTTGAAAGAAGTAGACAGCTTGGCACTTGCAAATGCTCAATTAAATGTAAAACGATCGTTTATGAATTTCTTTCAAAAGAGAGCAAAGTTTCCAAGATTCAAATCTAAAAAGAATAATGTTAAAAGTTACACGACAAATTGTGTGAACAATTCGATACGAATTGAAGAAAACAAATATTTGGTTTTGCCAAAATTGAAAAAAGTAAAATTGAAATATCATAGAGAAATACCAAAGGATTACAAGATAAAGTCAGTAACATTGACAAATAGCAATGGAAATTATTATGTTTCTGTTTTGACAGAATTTGAAAAAGAAATTCAAAAAAATCCAAGTAATGATAAAGTGATTGGACTTGATTTTTCGATGTCTGAACTATTTATCAGTTCTGAAAACCAAAGGGCTGATTATCCAAGATATTTTAGGATGTTGGAGAAAAAATTGAAAAAATTACAAAAATCATTATCAAGAAAAGTAAAATTTTCTAAAAATTGGTATAAGCAAAGATCGAAAATATCAAAACTACATGAGTATATTAAAAATTGTCGGAGAGATTTTTTACATAAATTATCAAAAAAATTGTCTGAAGCGTATAATGCTGTGGTTGTTGAGGATTTGAATATGAAGGGGATGAGTCAGGCATTAAATTTTGGGAAAAGTGTAGGAGATAATGGATGGGGAATATTCTTGAGGATGCTTGAGTATAAACTGATATTTTCAGGGAAACAATTTTTGAAGATAGATAAGTGGTTTCCATCGTCGAAAACTTGTAGTAGATGTGGAAATGTTAAAGAGGAACTGAAATTATCAGAAAGAAGTTATAAATGTGAGTGCTGTGGAATTGAAATTGATAGAGATTACAATGCGGCACTGAATATAAGAGATGTTGGAAAAGAAATGTTGAAATATTAGGAAATAAAAAAACAGGGCAGGGACTGTCCGAAGAGCTTGGTAAATATATTTGGCTAACAAAAGCAGATACTTCCCAAGAAGCTCCCGCTTCTAAAAGCGGGAGTAGTTCACTAAGTAGAAATGGCGGTCCTTTTCCCTTATGGAAAAAATATGAAAATAATATTGAACAGAATAACGCTTTGTAACCAAAAATAAATTAAAAGTATTTCTAAAAATTAATTTATAAAAAACTTAAATTTATGATATAATACAATTATAGTTATTTTTTTTAATGAAAGGAGAAAATTTTATGAAAAGATTTAAAATAGGTCTGGTTTCACGACTACTCATAGCAATTATGCTGGGGATTTGTGCTGGATTTATTTTACCAGGACCGATTATTAGAATTGCTGTAACTTTTTCAGGACTGTTCAGTAAATATTTGGCATTTATTATACCACTTATGATTATTGGATTTATAGTAACAGGAATTGCTGATTTAACACAAGGAGCGGGAAAACTTCTAGGAATAACAACTGTTATAGCGTATGGTTCAACGATTTTAGCAGGTACACTGGCCTATATAATGGCTTCAACTGTTTTTCCACATATAATAGATGGAAATACTCTAGCAAAAATAGGGGATCCAGAAAAAGGAATGTTAAAGCCTTTTTTTGAAATAAATTTACCACCTTTACTAGATGTAACTTCAGCAGTAGTCTTTTCATTCATAATGGGTCTTTCAATAAGCTGGTTAAAATCTCAGAAAAATGATTACGGTGAAACAATTTATAATTTATTTTCAGATTTTTCTATTATTATTGTAAAAGTTTTATCGACTTCAATCATTCCAGTCTTACCTTTTTATATTTTTGGAACATTTGCAAATATGGCTCACAGCGGTGATGTATTTACGATAATGTCAGTATTCATAAAGGTATTTTTGTGTGTTTTGACTTTACATATTATATATTTAATAATTTTATTTATAATTTCTGGCGCAATTGGAAAGAAAAATCCACTTCAGTTGTTAAAACATCAAATTCCAGGATATATAACTGCACTTGGAACTCAGTCTTCTGCAGCTACAATCCCTGTAAACGTGGAATGTGCTAAAAATAACGGAGTTTCTGAAGAGATAAGGGATTTTGTCGTACCACTTTGTGCGACAATCCATATGGCTGGAAGTATTATTACGATAACAAGCTGTGTTACAGCTGTCTTAATGATAAATAATATGCCTCATAGCTTGTCAACCATGTTTCCATTTATAATGACTTTGGGGATCGCAATGGTAGCAGCACCAGGAGCACCAGGTGGGGCAATAATGTCAGCACTGCCATTTTTAGGAATGGTCGGAATTGTGTCGACAGGTTCATTAGGAACAATGCTTATTGCACTATACATAACTCAAGATAGTTTTGGAACTGCGGCAAATGTATCTGGAGATAATGCAATTGCTGTTATTGTAGATACAATTTATCATAGATATATAAAAAAATAAAATAAAAAAAAAGAGAAATTAAGCATTTTATTGCCCAAAACTCTTTTTTTATTTTTTTATCCCAATTGAAAAATTTGATTTTCGTAGTGTTTTATCATTTCACCATCAAAAAACTTTGAAACTTCCCTTTCCATTAAGTCCGCAAATAAATATTCACTTTCCAAATGACCTATATCAACTAGAAGTCCACCTTCTTCAAGCGTATCAAGCGCTTCATGATATCTCAAATCCCCTGTTAAAAACACGTCGACACTTCCTTTTGCATGACCAGTAAAGGAACTTCCACCACCTGTCACAAGACCAATTCTTTTGATAATTCGGTTTTTATCTCCAACAAATCTCACATAAGGCAACCCAAGTTCATATTTAATTTTTTTTACCAAATTTTCCAAAGTGATTCCTTCATTCAAAATTTTTATTCTCACAGTTCCGCCATAATGTCGTTCCATACAATGCTTAACTTCATTGTAATCCTCAAAACTGACTTCATTCAAGATTTTTGTTTCTCCATCTAAATTTAACTTTTCCATCACAAAGTCATTTAATCCATTTATTGCAAAATCAGCATTTGTATGAATTGAATAAACAGCTATCCCACTTTCAATAAGTTTTAGAACTTTTCTTCCGTGCAATGTCTCATTGTTAATTCTTTTCATTCCAGAAAAAATAACTGGATGGTGTGAAATTATTAAATTTACATCATTTTTTATTGCTTTTTCAATCGCATTTTCAGTCACATCCAAGCAAAATAATATTTTTTTTATTTCTTTATTTTCATCTCCAATTAAAAGCCCTACATTATCCCAATCTTCTGCCATTCTGGGATTATATTTTGTCTTTAATTCTCCTATTATATCTCTTAATTTCATTTTTTTTGTGCTTTTCTCCTTTCTTTTATTTATTTTTTATTTTTTAATTTTTTTGTTTAATTTTAATTTATTTTTTTCAATCAACTTCCTAATTAACTAAAAAATTCAAATTTTCACTATTTTTTACAAAATCACTTTGCAACATATCTATAGATAGCTTATTAAGCGCTTTTTCCTTCAAAATATTCACATTGTGATACGCTATGTTCAAATTTTTGGCTATTTCCTTTTCAGAATAAATTTTATCATCCAATCCGTAAAACATCACTAAAATCTGTTCATCAATATATCCCAATTTTTTGGGAATATTTTCTAAAATATATGTTTTTGTTATTTTATCAGCTTTTTCAAATATTTTTTCACTTTCGATAGATTTTTCATCTTTTACTTTATCAAACAATTTTTCCAAGTCTTCCAAATATTCTGGATTTACACTCATCTGCTTACTAATTTCTTCAAGGCTGTAACCATCAGCTTTGTCCAATTTTAATTTTAAGTATAAAATATATGACAATTCCATTGATTTTATATTTTTTAGCAATTTTTTCTGAAATTCCAAAATATATTTTATTGAAAAATTTTTCAAAAAAAATTCTGGACTTTTAAAATGCTTCATTATTCTATAATAATAATTTAACCCTGAAATCAGCCCTAAAGTCGCTTCTTGAACTATATCCAAAAATGAAAATCCAAATTTTGAATAATTAAGACTCTCTTTTACTGCAACTTTCAAATATCTGTCAATTAACTCGTCAGTTTTAAAATTTTTCTTTTCTTTAATTTTTTCAAAAACCTC harbors:
- a CDS encoding Cof-type HAD-IIB family hydrolase; the protein is MDKIKAIFLDLDGTTLTSEHTISENLKNKLNELEKKGVKIFIATGRTFTSASPFIEMLKIKNPVITYNGGRIVDPTTKKMIYEKPLDANAVEKIIKIAREKNIHLNLYTDDKLYIEKETDEGKAYAESVGIPYYVENFDNFFEKTSTKALFINENEVLKKLKKELEEKLPDVTFVFSKLKYLEALNKEVNKGLTVKVMLEKYNILPQEAMAFGDQWNDLEMLKSVKYGYLMGNATEDLKKEFSSDRITLSNDEDGIYEILKNL
- a CDS encoding cysteine desulfurase family protein; protein product: MKLVYLDNAATTKMSKRVIEEMTESFEEIYGNPSSTHTLGQKAKAVVENARHIVAKNLKVEAKEIVFTSGGAEGNNLVIKGFLKQNKDKGKHIITTKIEHSTVLKTFESLEKQGYDVTYIDVTKDGIIDVEKLKKAVRKDTALVSVMFVNNETGVIQPIKEIGEFLKEKEIFFHTDAVQAIGKFEIYPKELRIDALTVSSHKFYGPKGTGFVFIDKKYNIEKEIFGGSQERNRRAGTENVNGILGTGVALEEVYEKMEVIFEHEKKIQEYLEEKLKNEIGRIQKVEINGENSRRVKNITNVFIENTDIQMLLVALDMRGICVSGGSACMSGSLENSYVLEAMGLNDERLKSSFRISIGKDTTIEEIDYFIENLKEII
- a CDS encoding RNA-guided endonuclease TnpB family protein, with the protein product MKYNLAFRYRIYPNKEQELLINKTFGCVRFVYNTILYAANKFYEETGKNKIITPASLKNENQFLKEVDSLALANAQLNVKRSFMNFFQKRAKFPRFKSKKNNVKSYTTNCVNNSIRIEENKYLVLPKLKKVKLKYHREIPKDYKIKSVTLTNSNGNYYVSVLTEFEKEIQKNPSNDKVIGLDFSMSELFISSENQRADYPRYFRMLEKKLKKLQKSLSRKVKFSKNWYKQRSKISKLHEYIKNCRRDFLHKLSKKLSEAYNAVVVEDLNMKGMSQALNFGKSVGDNGWGIFLRMLEYKLIFSGKQFLKIDKWFPSSKTCSRCGNVKEELKLSERSYKCECCGIEIDRDYNAALNIRDVGKEMLKY
- a CDS encoding dicarboxylate/amino acid:cation symporter, whose product is MKRFKIGLVSRLLIAIMLGICAGFILPGPIIRIAVTFSGLFSKYLAFIIPLMIIGFIVTGIADLTQGAGKLLGITTVIAYGSTILAGTLAYIMASTVFPHIIDGNTLAKIGDPEKGMLKPFFEINLPPLLDVTSAVVFSFIMGLSISWLKSQKNDYGETIYNLFSDFSIIIVKVLSTSIIPVLPFYIFGTFANMAHSGDVFTIMSVFIKVFLCVLTLHIIYLIILFIISGAIGKKNPLQLLKHQIPGYITALGTQSSAATIPVNVECAKNNGVSEEIRDFVVPLCATIHMAGSIITITSCVTAVLMINNMPHSLSTMFPFIMTLGIAMVAAPGAPGGAIMSALPFLGMVGIVSTGSLGTMLIALYITQDSFGTAANVSGDNAIAVIVDTIYHRYIKK
- a CDS encoding Nif3-like dinuclear metal center hexameric protein — its product is MKLRDIIGELKTKYNPRMAEDWDNVGLLIGDENKEIKKILFCLDVTENAIEKAIKNDVNLIISHHPVIFSGMKRINNETLHGRKVLKLIESGIAVYSIHTNADFAINGLNDFVMEKLNLDGETKILNEVSFEDYNEVKHCMERHYGGTVRIKILNEGITLENLVKKIKYELGLPYVRFVGDKNRIIKRIGLVTGGGSSFTGHAKGSVDVFLTGDLRYHEALDTLEEGGLLVDIGHLESEYLFADLMEREVSKFFDGEMIKHYENQIFQLG
- a CDS encoding RNA polymerase subunit sigma, whose amino-acid sequence is MLSNVIEDIRKKGKFSFEKIVESNDLSDDEFFELLKFIYSENVPEVRTSVDGSDFIALEDENFYILEKNTIKSYLEDVKERNREVFEKIKEKKNFKTDELIDRYLKVAVKESLNYSKFGFSFLDIVQEATLGLISGLNYYYRIMKHFKSPEFFLKNFSIKYILEFQKKLLKNIKSMELSYILYLKLKLDKADGYSLEEISKQMSVNPEYLEDLEKLFDKVKDEKSIESEKIFEKADKITKTYILENIPKKLGYIDEQILVMFYGLDDKIYSEKEIAKNLNIAYHNVNILKEKALNKLSIDMLQSDFVKNSENLNFLVN